The following are encoded in a window of Solidesulfovibrio magneticus RS-1 genomic DNA:
- a CDS encoding restriction endonuclease subunit S, with protein MSRHPVVHTPVEASEWAVRRRWFCLAELADGIFDCPHSTPELTADGPFLVRSQDIRTGFVDISKLAHVAEKTFLDRVSKATPEEGDILYSREGTYFGIAAEIPKGLRVCLGQRMVLIRPKRSRLASRFLRYWLNSGILSRHLHGFRDGTVAERLNMPTIRAIPVPDFPLKEQQAIAAILGSLDDKIDLNRRINETLEAMARAIFKDWFVDFGPTRAKMEGRAPYLAQEIWNLFPDALDDEGKPVGWEYRPVGDFAELRGGKQLEKEKIAACGAIPVFGGAGIMGYTDSYNADGFVIAVGRVGAYCGQFFAHRGRAWINNNASLIRQRDQCNGEWLYCALRHADIDVIKKGAAQPFVSNTDVANLPIIWPGHATLSTLSKILVPLMVKAEHNNAEIDSLAQTRDFLLPKLMSGEIRVKDAEKAVGAVL; from the coding sequence ATGTCTAGGCATCCAGTAGTTCACACTCCAGTAGAAGCGTCTGAGTGGGCAGTCCGGCGAAGATGGTTTTGCCTCGCTGAGCTTGCTGACGGTATTTTTGATTGTCCTCATTCAACGCCAGAGCTTACTGCAGATGGACCATTCCTTGTCAGATCGCAAGACATACGCACTGGTTTCGTAGATATTTCTAAGCTCGCACATGTTGCAGAAAAAACTTTTCTTGACAGGGTGTCTAAGGCTACTCCTGAGGAGGGGGACATACTCTACAGCAGAGAGGGTACATATTTTGGCATAGCTGCCGAGATTCCAAAAGGACTTAGAGTTTGCCTGGGGCAGCGCATGGTTCTCATTAGGCCAAAACGGTCAAGGTTGGCTTCTCGTTTTTTAAGATACTGGCTTAATTCTGGAATATTATCGCGGCATTTGCATGGTTTTCGGGATGGCACTGTCGCAGAACGCCTTAATATGCCGACAATCCGAGCCATCCCTGTTCCGGATTTTCCCTTGAAAGAACAACAAGCCATCGCCGCCATCCTCGGCTCCCTCGACGACAAAATCGACCTGAACCGCCGCATTAACGAAACCCTTGAAGCCATGGCCCGGGCGATCTTCAAGGATTGGTTCGTGGACTTCGGCCCTACGCGAGCCAAGATGGAAGGCCGCGCCCCCTACCTCGCCCAGGAGATTTGGAATTTGTTCCCGGATGCGCTGGATGACGAGGGGAAGCCAGTGGGGTGGGAATACAGGCCGGTCGGAGATTTCGCTGAATTACGTGGTGGGAAACAGCTTGAGAAGGAAAAAATTGCTGCGTGTGGTGCCATCCCTGTCTTTGGAGGCGCAGGCATAATGGGCTACACAGATAGTTACAATGCCGATGGATTTGTGATAGCTGTAGGAAGGGTTGGAGCTTATTGTGGGCAATTTTTCGCACACCGCGGACGTGCCTGGATAAATAACAACGCATCCTTAATTCGTCAACGCGACCAATGTAATGGTGAATGGCTTTATTGTGCGCTTCGACATGCAGATATCGATGTCATAAAAAAAGGGGCAGCACAGCCTTTTGTTTCAAACACCGACGTGGCGAACTTGCCTATCATTTGGCCGGGACATGCTACTCTTTCCACATTGAGTAAGATTTTGGTTCCTTTGATGGTGAAAGCCGAACACAATAACGCCGAGATCGACAGCCTCGCCCAAACCCGCGACTTCCTTCTTCCCAAGCTCATGTCCGGCGAAATCCGCGTCAAGGACGCCGAGAAAGCCGTGGGGGCCGTGCTCTGA
- a CDS encoding DUF3800 domain-containing protein: MKVLFLDESGDHNLSVIDPQYPMFVLGGVIMGKSYAEGALAQALAEFKQEMFGRTDIVLHTADITRNRNGFEELKNSSFRAKFYTGLNALLRQLDFSVVACAIHKDQHLSRYGVAALDPYLLSLDVLVERFCFDVGRVSGGGLIVAEKRDSTLDRQLDLAWLNLKIQGTRFVQAHDIEDRILGLNLRAKKDNIAGLQLADLVVSPIGRHVLGKPDKEDWFIVQEKFRRNRRGVIEGYGLVTLPK; this comes from the coding sequence ATGAAGGTCCTCTTTCTCGACGAGTCCGGCGACCACAACCTGTCCGTGATCGACCCGCAGTACCCCATGTTCGTCCTGGGCGGCGTGATCATGGGAAAATCCTATGCCGAGGGAGCGCTGGCCCAGGCCTTGGCGGAGTTCAAGCAAGAGATGTTCGGGCGAACGGACATCGTCTTGCACACCGCTGACATCACCAGGAACCGTAACGGATTCGAGGAGCTAAAGAATTCATCCTTCCGGGCAAAGTTCTACACCGGCCTGAACGCCTTGCTCCGTCAGCTAGATTTCTCAGTTGTCGCTTGCGCCATCCATAAGGACCAGCACCTCAGCCGCTACGGCGTCGCCGCCCTGGACCCGTACCTGCTCAGTCTCGACGTGCTGGTGGAGAGGTTTTGCTTTGATGTCGGCCGGGTGAGCGGGGGAGGGCTGATCGTGGCTGAAAAACGAGACTCGACCCTGGATCGCCAGCTTGACCTTGCTTGGTTGAACCTCAAAATCCAAGGCACGCGGTTCGTCCAGGCCCATGACATCGAGGACCGCATCTTGGGACTCAATCTCCGCGCCAAGAAGGACAACATCGCCGGCCTTCAATTGGCCGATCTGGTAGTTTCGCCCATAGGTCGCCACGTCTTGGGCAAGCCGGATAAAGAAGACTGGTTCATCGTTCAGGAAAAATTCAGACGAAACCGACGAGGCGTCATCGAGGGGTACGGGCTTGTGACCTTGCCCAAATAA